A single window of Cryptococcus neoformans var. neoformans JEC21 chromosome 3 sequence DNA harbors:
- a CDS encoding thioredoxin, putative: MSASNLVQVNSPEHFRELLSADLNRVSCLNFWAPWAEPCVAFNNAVEQEAAQFPSVLFLNIEAEQLADISESFDIEAVPSFLVLRGHTLLARHSGADASLLRSLLTQHASPSAPLSTSSAQPQAPAAAQRPRTEAEIVARCHELMNKHKVVLFMKGNPTAPKCGFSRQTVGLLREQGVEFAWFDIFSDEDVRQGLKKVNDWPTFPQIIVNGELVGGLDILREMIENGEWQELMDSIEEGKAE, translated from the exons ATGTCCGCAAGCAACCTCGTCCAAGTCAATTCCCCCGAACACTTCAGGGAACTCCTCTCTGCAGACCTCAACAGGGTTTCGTGCCTCAATTTCTGGGCACCTTGGGCAGAGCCATGTGTCGCTTTCAACAACGCTGTAGAGCAAGAGGCGGCCCAATTTCCTTCAGTTCTCTTCTTAAAC ATTGAAGCTGAACAATTGGCCGACATCTCCGAATCATTTGACATTGAAGCAgtcccttccttccttgtccttcGT GGGCACACTCTCCTGGCTCGACACTCTGGCGCCGACGCTTCCCTCCTTCGTTCTCTCCTCACTCAACACGCCTCCCCCTCTGCCCCCCTCTCTACCTCTTCCGCCCAACCCCAAGCCCCTGCCGCCGCCCAACGTCCCCGGACAGAAGCAGAAATTGTCGCCCGCTGCCACGAACTGATGAACAAGCACAAGGTTGTGTTATTCATGAAGGGAAACCCTACAGCTCCTAAGTGTGGGTTCTCAAGGCAGACTGTGGGATTATTGAGGGAGCAAGGAGTGGAATTTGCTTGGTTTGATATCTTtagtgatgaggatgtaAGGCAaggattgaagaaggttAATGACTGGCCTA CATTCCCGCAAATCATTGTGAATGGCGAGTTGGTAGGCGGTCTTGATATTTTGCGGGAGATGATTGAGAATGGAGAATGGCAAGAGTTGATGGATTCTATCGAGGAGGGCAAGGCGGAATAA
- a CDS encoding clathrin-coated vesicle protein, putative: MFAAASSLFSKTSYLSAYTLNSPFSSPSTSSTNLPSTSTQTPSSSSSSGYQKPFNVGLWRVTPATHKTTGKEVSVWIFEKRALEGVKAGVGFGGMGGKEWVLEQLKKEASSLSRLRHPDILHMVEPLEESRSELVFITERVTSSLSSLAAAARSSTNYRPGRPPAADETNTSGRGEGELDLDEVEIQKGTLQLARGLGFLHNQAKMVHLNLGLEAVVINSKGDWKLTGLSHTTPLTQPDGSATKYVYPEVDARLPPQVQWKLDYLAPEYALDSTLSASNDLYSLGCILYAVHMGGKPPFTNRGSMQTLRDNAEGKLLRREWAAGMRWERCSSELKDLLPRLLTRHPSTRISLLSLPSHPFFSSLAISTLNFLDPTTFASKPREEKATFLRGLVRVVPTFSERLRKGKVLPSLLEEMKDPYLLPFILPNVFEISKGLSKDEFSKVLNKLRPLFTLKDPPQNMLTLLEHLGLFEEKTTPQVFRENVMPLIYNSLESEHLPVQERVLKAIPHLCEILDYGTVQNVLLVKVAIVFTRTRILSVKVQTLDCFKAMVGTLDKATLTSKLVPLLAKIKTKEPAVMMATLAVHEAMGAKVDREATATLVLPQLWSMSMGPLLNAEQFGKFMAVIKTLGARVEAEHMQHLRDVHRIEAQTASLAAANAAALNGSSFGGAGQSNGNGGGDVDFEALVRGNGSGMGSSESVMPTVGITGVTDPWDDEGWLNDTPSTAAANNNDGGLASAFPGLSLSVNNTGNSFPITTPASVSPRPLSINSTGTSLKPSTSTTITTASIKLKARPIPASSFNSAAFGSSTSSGSNMLTPMTSTGLPPLQPTTSSFAPLQPQIQPQPSRAPSYTSNVSSPGSGPNYNISLTSQLSAQSQSQYQSSSLSFMSPQISQPPSFSQPALAPALAPQQQRQQPQLQAPAALTSPLAPQSVVSPPPGWSTGVMQPTAAPKPVWGKASGGTEALDWGDLDPLK; this comes from the exons ATGTTCGCAGCAGCCTCAAGCCTCTTCTCAAAAACATCGTATCTCTCTGCATATACTCTCAACTCGCCATTCTCCTCCCCGTCCACCTCGTCCACAAACCTCCCCTCAACTTCCACACAGACaccgtcctcttcttcctcttccggcTATCAAAAACCGTTCAACGTCGGTCTCTGGAGAGTCACACCCGCAACACACAAAACAACAGGCAAAGAAGTCTCTGTATGGATATTCGAGAAGCGAGCGCTGGAAGGTGTCAAGGCCGGAGTTGGGTTTGGCgggatgggagggaaggaatgggTTTTAGAGCAGCTCAAAAAGGAagcttcttcactctcaCGGCTCCGGCATCCCGATATCCTGCACATGGTCGAACCACTTGAAGAATCGCGTTCTGAACTAGTCTTCATCACCGAACGGGTCACATCATCCCTCTCGTcccttgctgctgccgctcGTTCATCTACAAACTATCGGCCAGGTCGCCCGCCCGCTGCCGATGAGACAAATACGAGTGGGAGAGGGGAAGGCGAGTTGGATTTGGATGAGGTAGAGATTCAAAAGGGAACTTTACAGCTGGCTAGGGGTCTGGGCTTCTTGCATAACCAGGCGAAGATGGTACATTTGAATTTGGGACTGGAAGCGGTAGTCATCAACTCCAAA GGAGATTGGAAGTTGACTGGCCTTTCACATACGACTCCTCTGACGCAGCCTGATGGCTCTGCAACCAAATATGTTTACCCCGAGGTCGATGCCAGATTACCACCCCAAGTCCAATGGAAGCTCGATTACCTCG CTCCTGAATACGCTCTCGACTCAACGTTGTCTGCATCAAACGACCTCTACTCCCTCGGCTGCATCCTGTATGCTGTCCACATGGGAGGTAAACCTCCGTTCACCAACCGCGGATCCATGCAGACTCTGAGGGACAACGCAGAAGGAAAACTTTTAAGACGGGAATGGGCAGCTGGAATGAGATGGGAGAGATGTAGCTCCGAGCTTAAAGATCTCTTACCCCGCCTTCTTACACGACACCCATCCACAAGAATCtccctcctttctcttccttcccatccGTTCTTCTCATCGCTTGCAATCTCCACACTCAATTTCCTCGATCCGACTACATTTGCATCAAAGCCACGTGAGGAGAAGGCTACATTTTTGAGGGGCTTGGTAAGGGTTGTGCCGACATTTTCTGAACGTTTGCGAAAAGGTAAAGTGTTGCCTAGTctgttggaggag ATGAAAGACCCGTATCTTTTGCCTTTTATTCTGCCAAACGTCTTTGAAATCTCGAAAGGGTTGAGCAAAGACGAGTTTTCAAAAGTGTTGAATAAGCTCCGACCTCTTTTCACATTGAAGGACCCTCCCCAGAATATGCTGA CCTTACTGGAGCACCTCGGCCTatttgaagaaaagacgACCCCTCAAGTATTCCGCGAAAACGTCATGCCTCTCATCTACAATTCTCTCGAAAGCGAGCACCTTCCCGTACAAGAACGCGTCTTGAAAGCCATCCCTCATCTATGTGAAATTCTCGATTACGGCACCGTACAAAACGTGCTTCTTGTCAAAGTTGCGATTGTGTTTACGCGGACGAGGATATTGAGTGTTAAAGTGCAGACATTGGATTGTTTTAAAGCAATGGTGGGCACATTGGATAAAGCGACTCTGACGAGCAAGTTGGTACCGCTTTTGGCCAAAATCAAGACGAAGGAACCTGCTGTCATG ATGGCAACTCTGGCGGTGCACGAAGCTATGGGCGCCAAGGTTGATCGAGAAGCGACTGCAACTCTTGTATTGCCTCAACTTTGGTCTATGTCTATGGGTCCCC TACTGAATGCCGAGCAGTTTGGAAAATTCATGGC CGTAATCAAAACCCTAGGCGCTCGTGTCGAAGCAGAACACATGCAACATCTCCGAGATGTACATCGTATTGAAGCACAAACAGCCAGCTTGGCAGCTGCCAATGCTGCTGCGCTAAATGGCAGCTCCTTCGGCGGTGCTGGACAGAGTAACGGTAATGGTGGTGGGGACGTCGACTTTGAAGCTCTTGTTAGAGGGAACGGCTCAGGAATGGGATCTTCTGAGTCGGTGATGCCCACAGTCGGAATAACAGGCGTCACGGACCCCTGGGACGATGAAGGCTGGTTGAACGATACCCCATCGACGGCAGCGGCAAATAACAATGATGGTGGATTAGCATCTGCTTTCCCCGGTTTGAGCTTGAGTGTTAACAATACAGGCAATTCGTTCCCTATCACAACGCCAGCTTCTGTGTCGCCTAGGCCTTTGTCGATAAACTCAACTGGTACATCGCTCAAACCGAGCACATCCACCACAATTACCACCGCCTCAATCAAATTGAAGGCCAGGCCTATACCTGCTTCCTCATTCAATTCGGCGGCGTTTGGGTCTTCCACTTCGTCTGGTAGTAACATGTTGACACCCATGACATCGACGGGATTACCTCCGCTACAACCCACCACATCGTCTTTCGCGCCTCTTCAGCCTCAGATTCAACCTCAACCGAGTCGAGCTCCGTCGTATACTTCAAATGTTTCCTCACCAGGATCAGGTCCGAACTACAACATCTCCTTGACCTCGCAATTATCTGCTCAGTCCCAATCTCAATATCAATCCTCGTCGTTGTCGTTCATGTCCCCTCAAATATCacaacctccttccttctcgcaACCAGCACTTGCGCCGGCTCTAgctcctcaacaacaacgTCAACAACCACAGCTGCAGGCTCCGGCAGCACTGACATCGCCCCTTGCTCCACAGTCGGTAGTCTCCCCACCACCGGGTTGGTCTACGGGTGTTATGCAGCCGACTGCAGCGCCCAAACCTGTCTGGGGGAAGGCATCAGGAGGAACAGAAGCGTTGGACTGGGGAGACTTGGATCCTTTGAAGTAA
- a CDS encoding translation release factor, putative — protein sequence MSSAEESDQAIEIWRYRKLLNMLANSRGAGTSCITLILPPRSQISQASNMLTTEYGTASNIKSRVNRLSVLSAITSTQQKLKLYNRVPDNGLCVFVGTVLNDEGKEKKISFALEPFKPINTSLYMCDSRFHVEALEELLENDSKWGFIIIDGNGSLFGTLSGNTREVIHKFTVDLPKKHGRGGQSALRFSRLREEARRNYVRKVAELAVQHFITADKVNVAGLVLAGSAELKTDLSGSDLFDPRLLAKVVKVVDVSYGGENGFNQAIELAADSLANVKFVQEKKLIQKYFDEIALDTGKYCFGINDTLKALEMGAVETLIVWENLDMTRNTLRNAAGEEIIVFSTPADKDREKFMDKSTGLEMEQAAEPQPLLEWFAEKYREFGATLEFVTNKSQEGSQFVKGFGGIGGLLRYKVDFNDLGDLEDDDDEFYGSDEDSDI from the exons ATGTCCAGCGCAGAAGAG TCTGATCAGGCCATCGAA ATATGGAGGTACCGCAAGCTTCTGAATATGCTTGCCAACTCCCGAGGTGCCGGCACCTCTTGTAtcaccctcatccttcctcctcgatCTCAAATTTCTCAGGCGTCTAATATGTTGACTACCGAATACGGTACCGCTTCCAACATCAAGTCTCGTGTCAATCG ACTTTCCGTCCTTTCCGCCATTACTTCCACCCAACAAAAACTCAAGCTCTACAACCGAGTCCCGGACAACGGTCTTTGTGTCTTTGTCGGTACGGTTTTGAACGAtgaaggcaaagagaagaagatttcCTTTGCACTTGAACCTTTCAAGCCTATCAACACTTCTTTGTACATGTGTGATAGCAGATTCCACGTTGAGGCGCTTGAGGAGCTTTTAGAAAATGACTCCAAATGGGGTTTCATTATCAT TGACGGTAACGGATCCCTCTTCGGTACTCTCTCCGGTAACACCCGTGAAGTCATCCACAAATTCACTGTCGACCTTCCCAAGAAACACGGCCGAGGTGGTCAATCCGCTCTTCGTTTCTCACGTCTccgagaagaagctcgtcGAAACTACGTCCGAAAAGTTGCGGAACTTGCTGTTCAGCACTTTATCACCGCCGACAAGGTCAACGTTGCCGGTCTCGTCCTTGCTGGTAGCGCCGAGCTCAAGACTGATTTGAGTGGAAGTGATCTCTTTGACCCCCGATTGCTGGCCAAGGTTGTCAAGGTTGTCGATGTGTCTTATGGTGGTGAAAACGGTTTCAACCAGGCTATTGAGCTTGCCGCCGACTCCCTTGCCAATGTCAAGTTTGtacaggagaagaagcttaTCCAAAAGTACTTCGATGAGATTGCCCTGGACACTGGCAAGTACTGCTTTGGTATCAACGATACACTCAAGGCGCTTGAGATGGGTGCTGTGGAGACTTTGATCGTCTGGGAAAACTTGGATATGACCCGAAACACTTTGCGTAATGCCGCCGGTG AGGAaatcatcgtcttctctACCCCCGCCGACAAGGATCGAGAGAAGTTCATGGACAAGTCTACCGGTCTCGAGATGGAACAAGCCGCCGAACCCCAACCCTTGCTCGAATGGTTTGCCGAAAAGTATCGCGAATTCGGTGCTACCCTCGAATTCGTCACCAACAAGTCGCAGGAAGGCTCACAGTTTGTGAAAGGATTTGGTGGTATCGGCGGGTTGTTGAGATACAAGGTTGATTTCAATGATTTGGGtgatttggaagatgacgatgatgagttTTACGGGTCTGACGAAGACAGTG ACATTTGA
- a CDS encoding ribosomal large subunit biogenesis-related protein, putative — MAPKRSAPTPKSGAAVKKAKPASKGAKPKSTDSPLDTVKNVASSVLNTVSDAVDVAGDLVLDDGEPAAASEALEETVDVPALKKKGKAAKGKAGETAAQVADKVQESTKPIRGKAAKALKDAQEVDAKAVADRATKAAKDTADAVGKAAKDPENRKKAEDFMEQAENAMKKVADKVGEVLEDTLEQFGEASGITEVAENLSKKGKKQAAKKGKEVAEKAEDVKETGKRKAQKVAEDAEPVSKKTRSKTKKIVEPESESEQEQDDGDEDVYIHGFSSSDGEADSSDDESDAEDLAVAEAARTVDMGSLPMVAKDDKSVQQRLKKASKKKDDKKGTLYLGRIPHGFYEDQMKEYFSQFGDVTRVRLARNRKTGASKHYAYIEMSSESVAEIVADTMNNYLLMGHLLRCHVIPSDKVHPQLWVGANKKFRKVPRARMEKMKHEKERTEEEKSKADKKLLKKERQRKKKLEAAGIDYEFDGHA; from the exons ATGGCCCCTAAACGATCCGCTCCCACGCCCAAATCCGGCGCTGCCGTTAAGAAGGCCAAGCCCGCCTCCAAAGGCGCTAAACCAAAGTCTACCGACTCCCCTCTCGACACTGTCAAGAACGTTGCTTCCTCTGTCCTCAACACTGTCTCTGACGCTGTCGACGTTGCTGGTGATCTCGTTCTCGACGATGGAGAGCCAGCTGCCGCTTCCGAGGCCCTGGAAGAGACTGTCGATGTCCctgctttgaagaagaagggcaaggctGCTAAAGGCAAAGCTGGAGAAACCGCTGCtcaggtcgcggacaagGTGCAGGAGAGCACAAAGCCCATCAGGGGTAAAGCTGCCAAGGCTTTGAAGGATGCTCAGGAGGTGGATGCGAAGGCTGTTGCTGACAGGGCTACCAAGGCGGCCAAGGACACTGCGGATGCTGTCGGAAAAGCTGCCAAGGACCCGGAgaacaggaagaaggccgAGGATTTTATGGAGCAAGCTGAAAACGCCATGAAGAAGGTTGCGGACAAGGTTGGAGAAGTCTTGGAAGATACTCTTGAACAGTTTGGCGAAGCGAGCGGTATCACTGAGGTCGCTGAAAACCTCTCcaagaagggcaaaaagCAAGCCgcgaagaagggcaaggaggtCGCTGAAAAGGCTGAGGACGTCAAGGAGACTGGCAAACGCAAGGCTCAAAAAGTTGCTGAAGATGCTGAGCCCGTTTCTAAAAAGACGCGATCCAAGACCAAGAAGATTGTCGAGCCCGAGTCCGAATCCGAACAGGAGCAGGACGACGGGGACGAGGATGTCTACATTCACggcttttcctcttctgatGGCGAAGCCGATTCTTCCGACGATGAATCTGATGCAGAGGACCTTGCGGTAGCCGAAGCTGCTAGAACCGTCGACATGGGATCTTTACCTATGGTCGCCAAGGATGACAAGTCTGTCCAGCAGAGGCTGAAAAAGGCTTctaagaagaag GATGACAAGAAGGGAACCCTTTACCTCGGCAGGATACCTCACGGTTTCTACGAAGACCAAATGAAGGAGTACTTTTCTCAATTTGGTGACGTTACGCGAGTGCGATTGGCTCGTAACCGCAAG ACTGGTGCTTCAAAACACTACGCTTACATCGAGATGTCATCCGAGTCTGTTGCTGAGATTGTTGCCGACACCATGAACAACTATCTTCTCATGGGCCACCTCCTTAGATGTCAC GTCATTCCCTCAGACAAAGTTCACCCCCAACTTTGGGTGGGCGCCAACAAAAAGTTCCGTAAAGTGCCACGTGCTcgaatggagaagatgaagcatGAAAAAGAACGtactgaagaggaaaagtcCAAGGCGGACAAGAaattgttgaagaaggagaggcagaggaagaagaagttggagGCTGCCGGTATCGATTACGAGTTTGACGGCCAT GCGTAA